The sequence TAACGAGTGCCGAGCCAGCGTATTGTTGAATAATCCGTTTCATCATATATCCCGTAATATTGAAAAGGCGATAGCCATTGCAGTCGTATAGCTTCAATAAAATGAATCTGATACGCTACATTACCATCGCATAGAGCATACACATCCTTGCCATCCATCCGATCAGGTGTGGCCGTAATTCCAAGTAAAAAGGAAGGTTGAAAATAGTTGATTACCGATAAATAAGAAGAGGAGGCCGCATGATGAAATTCATCTACAATTATGAGATCAAAGGCATCGACAGAGAAGGATTCCCGATGTTTTTTCATACCAAGGGTAAAAATGGAGGCAAAGACGCAATCGGTATCGCCTTCCTTATGCTGACCGTTATACAACCCCATAGAGCGTCCCGGCAAGGTTCTCGCAAAAGACTGACGCGCTTGCACTAAAATCTCTTCTCGATGCGCAATAAATAGCACTCTCGCAAATCGGCGGGCAAAGAATGCAGCAAGATAGGTCTTCCCGAGTCCTGTTGCCATGACGACCATCGCTTTATCGTATTGTTCTTCCAGTATTCGTTCAAGCGCATCAAGCGCGGCTTCTTGGGCAGGACGAGGCATTAGCTTGTGCCCTTGCTCTATATCATCCTCTTCGGAAGTTCCCGGCATAAGTCTTGTTTCAATCTCTGCTTCTTCCATCTCCGTGATTCGACGAATCAGCTCCGGGTTACTTTGATGGTACCTCTGATATTCCTCTTCATACATGCTAATAGAATCGGTGTTCACTCTAAGCGTCGTTTCATTGTAGAAGTTCTCTAAGAACTTCTCAAGAGCCATCTGAAACGTATAAGGCTCCGCCTGTGCATTCATGGCCAGATTCCATTCATATCCGGTACGCAATGCTGAAAATGAAAAATTGGAAGATCCAACAATAAGCAGTCCTTCACCATTATCGTAATCGAACATATATGCCTTTGGATGAAAGGAGGTTCCTAAACTTCGCCATAACCTTGCCTCAATCCGATCATCTAATCCAATTAATTTCCTTAGCCCTTCGGGCTGAGTGATGTACAAATAATCGCCGGCAAGCATTTTCACCTCTGCCCCACGTTCCACCGCAGCCTGTAAATGCGGGGCCAGAAGCCTGACGCCTGATTGCATCAAAAATGAGGTCATAATATAAATACCGGAAGCGTTGCGCATTCCAGCAATAAGCTCGTCAGCCAAGTTATCCGTAATAAGCTTTATATTAAGCTTCGACGACATCGATTAGGAACACCCGATCAGAGAATCCTCCCCGTTTATTCGCCTTGTTCACACGAAGTTGTTCCAGATCGGCAGGAGTAGAACCGTGCGTCACCGCAAGCGCATGAATAACCTCCAGCATATCTGCCAGTTCTTCCAGAGCTTGCTCCTTACTTTCAGCAGCAAAATATTCCTCGTTCTCTTCGCGCAACTTGATACGCAACTCTTTAATATATTCCTGCTCATCTAGTATTCTGGAATGGAAAGTCTTGCCGTCTGCAGCAATAATAGTAGGAATTCCATCTCGGACCAATTTGTTATATGTAGGCATTTCAACACTCCTTATAATTGGAATTCTTTAGGACATATTTCCATAGTACTATTTTGCGGAAGAAAATAATATCCATTTATGCAAATAATAACGCGGACAGAGAATCCGCTATTCGTGGATATTGGCGCTTATTTGCTCAGATTTGGCTCAATAGCGGATTCTCTGTCCGCCAAATCTATTTGAACTCCCTACTTCCCCTTCTTGTCCGCATCCACGCCATCCCTCGCATCCATCTCTATCCCAAACACATCCGCAAGATCGGCGTCCACCATCACCCGGCGGCCTCTACCCTTCGAGGAAGACTTCGTAAGCATGGACTGTGATTTCTGCGTAAGCGATACGGAGATCAACTCCTCGATCTTGACACCCCGCAGGACAAAGAACAAGGCAGAATCCTCATCGAACCGTGCCCCAACGCCATACAGCGCTGCAGCCACATGCTTGCACATCTTTGCCGGATCGGGGCAGTTGCATGTCAGCTTAATCTCCTTCGGAGCAGGAAACAAACCTTTACCCTTCACCGTGAACAGCTCCGATAAGCCCTTTGGAAATTTGCCTGTCATCAGTTCCTGCAGCGAATCAATTTTTCCAGCACACTCCTTGACTAGCGTATCCCATGTTTTTGGCGAGAGCGGAGCAATTGTGATTTCAATCTTATAGGGCTTGGAGGTGCTGCCCTGCACAAGGGCTGTAACTTTGCCCGGCGTAATCTGCAAGTCGAGCACTGCGCCATGGCGAACATAGCTGCGTCCGCGCGCGATCCGGTTCACATAGTCGGAATAACTCTCCAGATTCTGGCTCCATGCCTTGCCCCACCAGGTGTTCGTTATCGCTCTGCCGGTGATCACAACGGGTGCGACAGCAGGATTTTTCTTGCGCAACTTCTCCACAGCTTTCTCGGCGTTTATCTTCTTCTGCGCCACCGGTACATATTCCGGATATTCATCATAAAAGGCCATGTTGGTTTCCCCCTCCCGAAGATTAGATGGTCAGCCTCATTAAATCCATGATCTGCTCGTTATTCATTTCCGTAATCCAGCTCTCCTGGATATCCGGTACAATCTCACTGGACAGCTTCATCTTATCTTCAATCATCAGGTCGATCTTCTCCTCGACCGTTCCCTGCGTGATGAACTTGTGCACAATGACATTCTTCTGCTGCCCGATGCGGAAAGCGCGGTCCGTGGCCTGATTCTCAACAGCGGGGTTCCACCAGCGGTCGAAATGGATGACATGATTAGCGGAGGTCAGATTGAGTCCAACCCCACCCGCTTTGATGGACAGCACCATA comes from Paenibacillus sp. 19GGS1-52 and encodes:
- a CDS encoding DEAD/DEAH box helicase family protein, producing the protein MSSKLNIKLITDNLADELIAGMRNASGIYIMTSFLMQSGVRLLAPHLQAAVERGAEVKMLAGDYLYITQPEGLRKLIGLDDRIEARLWRSLGTSFHPKAYMFDYDNGEGLLIVGSSNFSFSALRTGYEWNLAMNAQAEPYTFQMALEKFLENFYNETTLRVNTDSISMYEEEYQRYHQSNPELIRRITEMEEAEIETRLMPGTSEEDDIEQGHKLMPRPAQEAALDALERILEEQYDKAMVVMATGLGKTYLAAFFARRFARVLFIAHREEILVQARQSFARTLPGRSMGLYNGQHKEGDTDCVFASIFTLGMKKHRESFSVDAFDLIIVDEFHHAASSSYLSVINYFQPSFLLGITATPDRMDGKDVYALCDGNVAYQIHFIEAIRLQWLSPFQYYGIYDETDYSTIRWLGTRYDEEQLLHIQLQESQALKIYEAWSHHKQSRTIGFCSSIRQADFLADEFRKRGVTALSLHSRTVEMSRFEAINRISNGELEIIFTVDLFNEGTDIPSVDTLLFVRPTESLTIFTQQVGRGLRLFEGKTHCTIIDLIGNYRNADLKLRLFSDNMENDNRKQQEDIIPTTPVGCVIQLDTRVVNLLRELSRKRLPHREKLKHDFMELKWELGRIPSYLELHLNGHSNSQAYRNEFGSYVGFLYWAELLEGRETDVYNRYAAWLQDVEKTVMTKSYKMIVLLYMLERGAERWNQPVTPKEMAAFFHKYISSKEYRRQIDFSDKESIRLWEWSDKTEAKVTSLIAEMPMSKWANAKGSQTKFEDGLFFLDVEIAEEDREILYHWTEEVCLYRLHVHFERRA
- a CDS encoding nucleoside triphosphate pyrophosphohydrolase, translating into MPTYNKLVRDGIPTIIAADGKTFHSRILDEQEYIKELRIKLREENEEYFAAESKEQALEELADMLEVIHALAVTHGSTPADLEQLRVNKANKRGGFSDRVFLIDVVEA